In the genome of Thermodesulfobacteriota bacterium, the window AAAAAATCCCGGAGGAGAGCGCCGCAGAAGGGGCTCTTCGATTAGCCGTGAAGGTCGCGAGCTTTAACGCAAACTCCATAAGGGCGAGGCTTCCCATCATCGTCGAGTGGCTCCGAGAGGAATCGCCCGACCTGCTCTGCGTCCAGGAGACAAAGGTGGTGGACTCCGATTTCCCCGCCGTCGCGTTCGAGGAGGTCGGCTACGGGGCGGCCTTTTGCGGAGAAAAATCCTATAACGGCGTGGCCATCCTCTCCAAACACCCCCTGAAGGACGTGAGCATCGGCTTCGCCGGCGTGCGCTCCGACGGGAAGGACCCTGCCTGGGAGAACTACGCCGGGGAAAACTACGATGGTACGCGCATTATAAAAGCGACCGTAAAGGGCATCCCGGTGGTAAACACCTACGTCCCGCAGGGCTCCCACCCCCTCTCGGAAAAGTTCCGCTACAA includes:
- a CDS encoding exodeoxyribonuclease III, producing the protein MKVASFNANSIRARLPIIVEWLREESPDLLCVQETKVVDSDFPAVAFEEVGYGAAFCGEKSYNGVAILSKHPLKDVSIGFAGVRSDGKDPAWENYAGENYDGTRIIKATVKGIPVVNTYVPQGSHPLSEKFRY